The genomic segment gaaaaaggccCCCAGTGAACAGTGTTGTAAGAgggatgtttttattttgtgttgaGTTTTATTCTTCAAACTtccttaaatttaaataaaatgaatagaaaaacatACGGCTTAAATGCTTTACACAGTGAAGTTTTGCCTAAGTCTTGTTAATTATTTTGGCTCagcaaaggcaaggggagcagaAAGACACATGCCTAAGGATGTTTCTTTAACCATCTTTCTGAGAAACGGGGTTTTATAACCTTTGCTCTGTTGGTGATATTGATGGCCAAGGATCTGAGAATGTGGTGGACCCATCAGCCCCTCACCCAGTCCTCAGCATCCTTTGCTTAATACACAGGAATTGTAGTTCTTCTTATCTTTTCTGGCGCTGTGTTATAAAAATACCCATTCTGGCACTGCCAGCTGCCACattatcttccttttctcttccaaCTAAAATCATCACATATATTCTGTAGAGAATCTTCAGTAGAATTTTAGGTAATTTACTGAAGTTTTATATAAAACTTCTGTTGACAAAATGTGGATCTGCTTTGATTATAGGTTGCACCTTTGTTAATGTTTTTGAAAACTTGACCAGtaagtctctttctctccagaTATGAATATCACTGGGCAGATGGTACTAATATTAAAAAGCCAATCAAATGTTCTGCACCAAAATACATAGACTATTTGATGACTTGGGTTCAGGATCAACTTGATGATGAAACTCTTTTTCCTTCTAAGATTGGTGAGTTGTTgaacaatttttctttttaaatggtaaatttgTTGTGTTCTTTTAAACATTCTGTTACTTCTAAAAAATGTAGTAGAGACTGCCAAATTCTTCTCCAAAAAGATTGTAAGTGTACATTCCCTCCAGCCATATTTGTGTCTGCTAGTTTCTTCACTAGTACTTTTTCttaacctttaaaaattttttctagcATGggtaaataaatttctgttctaaTGTACATTTCAAAAAGATTGATGAGATTGAGCATTTTTGGTTTATTGATCATTGTGTAGTTTCTATTTATATCCTTTGtccacttctttgcatattaaggACATTAGCTCTTTGTCATACATGTTGTATTTTTTCCCCAGGCTGCCTTTTGTCTTTATTGATGAGCTTTTTTTTTGCTCTctacaacatttttattttattaatctttacCTTTGTGACATCTGGAATTTAATACAATGATTAGAAGGGTTTTCCCTAGTTcaagattataaaaatatttgtctgTGTTTCCATTGAGTACTTCTGTGggtttgtttttacatttaaatctgttctgtcaggaatttttttctcagtgCTCCCTTCATTTTCTGGTTACAGATGCAAAGTTAGTTTGTCCACTACCATTTATCAAACACATGTGTCTTCTCTCTCCTGCTTATCATATGTGTCCACCGAAACACCACATATTTTGGAGTCTTTTTTATCTGTTCCTATAGAAATTCCACACTGTTGTAATTACCATGGCCTTTATCTTTGAGCGTCTTAGGGGTTAGTGTCTCTtccttgctcttctttttcagaatgttcATGGCTACTCTGAGATATTTATTCTTCCAGAGAACTTAGAATCATTTGGTCAaggtaaaaaatatttatgagatTTTGATTATGATTTCACTCAATTTGTAGATTAATGTAAGGAATCTTTGTTCTCTTGACAATACTGAGTTTTCCTATCCAAGAACAAGgtatatttaatttattcattaattcctCATAAAATTCTGTAGTTTGTGCTAACTCTTTAAATTTCCACTGTTTTGGGTTGGTTTTCTTGAGTGTTTTAGGTATACAGTCACACACTAAGataattttgcttcttcctttttcATACCAACTTGTGCAACTCTTATCTAATTGCAGCAACTAGTACTTGACAGCTGTACTCAGTAATGGTGATGATGACAgacatccttttcttgtttcctTACTTTATGTGAGTGTTTCTAGTACTTCATTATGTAGGAATCTTGCTTttggttagaggtgtgtatttttttaagtcagttaTGGTTGTAGAGTTTTATCAGATACTTTTCCAGTATCTGTTGTTGATGACTGTAATGTTttgccctttttttaaaaaaaatgttcttctggaagagtatttttatttgctactaCTTGAAAATTTTGGCATCAGTATTCAAGAATGAGATCCGTCCTATCATTTTCAATTTAAGGGTGTCTTACAAACAACATATTGTTGGTTTCCTATTTGTCTGTCTGGGGTGCTACAACAAAAATACCAGAGGctggatggcttataaacaacactAAAGATGGAAAGTTTAAGATCAGAGTGCCAGCATAGTTGGGTTCTGGCAAAGGCCCACTTTTGGGTTGCAGACTGCTGACTTCTTGCCTAGTCTTTATATGGGTGGGAGGGGCCAGCAAGCTCTCTGGAGCCTCTTTCATGAGGGCATGAATCCCATTGTCCTAACCACCTCCCAAAACCGTCAGCTGGACAGGGGCGTGGACGTGTGGACATAAACACATCATAGCAAGTTCCTTTTTGCAGTCTCAGAGGTTCTTTTATATCATGTTGTTACTCTTAGTCTGTTTGCTATTGGTCAACTTTTCCttctattaaatttttaatttcctttctcaCATTTTGTATGTGGACTATGTTTGAATGTGTCTGTTACACAAAGTCAGTTTGGAAAGTCCTGAGATTAAAACAAATTACTTCTATTCATTAAGTCTGCCTCTTATGGACGATAAAGAATACTTTTGactttgttctcttttctcagCTTTTCCCATTCTTCAATAATACACCCTAATGTTCTGGAACCCTCTCTCTCTTCATTAGGCTATTATCTACATCTTTTGCCAATAATTTATTTTCACTAGAACTTTATTACTCACTTTTAACTAATATTTCcaacttctttctcttttattagcAAGATGACCATTTGTAAATTCTGAGAGACAAGGAGTTTGACTTAAAATCACAATCATTTCAATACTTGAATATGAGACCCAGTCTAGAAAAACATGCCCATAAGCTCCAGAATGTTTGAAAAGACAAGTTGTTGCCAAGTTTTTTTGGGAAAAACCCACAAAATCAGCCTAAGAGCAAAATGTATTAAATTTCAAGCTACCAAGGACTAGTTGAACAATGATTTAAACAAAGGTGAAAAGGAAAGTCTTTGTTTTCTGAAAGGTTGAAGGAGAGAAAATGTTTTAAGAGTATCACGGTGGAACAGACCAACAATTCTAGGTTATTTTGGAAGTAACTGATTTTTTATGTGTTTACGTACGGTACTCAGTGCCAGTTGTGTTGTCTCTCTGCTATCCCTATTTTCTAGGAGACTGACTTTGTCAGTGAAAATTCTCAGGAACATAACCAGTTGTATCCCTACTTGAACTGCTTGGAGAGATAACCAaaccttttcccatttcttttctaaggaggtgtttattttccttgaaaaACAGAGGGGCCCTCCTTCCCTTTTTCATGAAGTATATCCTATTCTTAGACTACAGAAAATTGaaataagcaattaaaaaaatttttaagttgggAACTCCtagtttaagaaagaaaatgacttTTCAGAGTAGTTCACAAGGtaaaataatactttttatttGTAGACAGTAAATTTTGGCTCAAAgtgtacttttcttctttttcttagcaTTTCCACTCCGGGTGGGGGGGGcgggcgggtgtgtgtgtgtgtgtgtgtgtgtgtgtgtggcattatatattataaaatgtaaaatatttgttgcatTTAACCTTAGGAAGAGACTGTCAATATTAAACAACtaagattattttaattttaactttgatTCAGCAGCATCTTGTATGACTTGATGCCTGTGTTTACTATTCTAAGGCAGTCAGAagtagtgtgtgggtacctcatATACTTaggtttgggattttttttctttgcctttaaagaaaaatatatggaaataggCTTGTATTTGTGGacgtatgtgtttgtgtgttggagTTGCTCATAGCAGTGTCTAAACCTGCTGTTCAATAAAAGACTAATAGATAATACGCATATTTGATTACAGGTGTCCCATTTCCCAAAAACTTTATGTCTGTGGCAAAGACCATTCTGAAGCGTCTGTTCAGAGTTTATGCCCATATTTATCACCAGCACTTTGATTCTGTGATGCAGCTGCAAGAGGAGGCCCACCTCAACACCTCCTTTAAGCACTTTATCTTCTTTGTTCAGGTAAGTTGAACATGTTGACTAATATGTCCTTTGACTTGAACGAGAGCACTTTATAGTTTATTTATAGAAGAGCAAAGTACAAGCAGGCTtctctttctgttctcttttccacACTGTTTATTTCATTGATGTGTATAGCAGCCAGGTCTCTGGTTAGAATATGACAGGGAGCACCAAAAACCCGAGAAAGCTTGTCTCTACCCTCCCGTTACCTGCTACTGCTGGGTGAAGGAATACTATGGAAAAACATCTGTGGTTGGGTTATTTAATGAGATGTCTATGCCTGGAAAAGAAACTTTTGGAAGAATTTGTTAGCTGCTATCTTGGGTTAAGTTTCCAGAAGTCCCTTTCAAGCCAGATCTTAATCAACTAAGCCACTAGAAACTTCAGAAAGGACCACTGCCTTCAAAGATGTGGCCTTATTGCCTTATGGGCCCTTAGTTGGAATTGGGACTtactaaaatcaaaataattcacattctttgaaaaagatataaaagaatCAGGACTCCTTAACCTAACTTTAGAGCTATATAATTCTATGTGCAAAGTATAAATAGGTCCATCTAGATGTTTATTGGTGGAAAAACCAGTAGCTTAATAGTAGATACTGTATTATGGTTTTGTGTATCACAAAATGGAGAATATACTGTGCTCTTCTGAGATTATTTGCATGACATAGATGTATAGTATATATAgagtatagatagatacagagataaTAGGTATATTTAATTAAGAGGTCCACTGCCCCAGAGGTGGACATTGTCAAGGTTCAGTGTAGTTTTCAGGTAATTTCCTTGtaaatacaaacatacataatttttacttaaatattCTACACAGTTGAAGGTCATGCTAATACATACAGTTGCTTATTTAATAAATCCTCCTCATCTTAAAAAGGGAGCAGAATGGAGAACAtaaccagtgattctgtaacatcttcctatgttgacagacatctgtactagtgggggtgagaatttaataaagtggatggggaactgttgaaccactgtgttgtatacttggaactaatataagattatatatcaataaaaatacataaaattaattttaaaaagtagaaagggAGCACAAATGACCCTATTTTAAAGTGTTCACAGAGatcattgcattctttttttttttattggatttcaGAAAACTAGAATTGGGAATCCCTCTTacatttaaagttttaattttagatctattttaaaatttaatttttcttctcttttaggaGTTTAATCTGATTGATAGGCGTGAGTTGGCACCTCTTCAGGAATTAATTGAGAAGCTTGGATCAAAAGACAGATAAATGTTTCTGCTAGAAGTTACTCTCTTGCTCTATCTGCCACTAGAGCTATCTCGTTGCTATCTGTTGTAGACTAGTGATACAAACTTTTAAGAAAGGATAAAAAGATACCTGTTGTCTGttatctcatgataaaactgtcCCAAAGGTAGGTTGGCCTAATATCTTCTGAGTGAGAAACTTAGGGCACAGCTGATCTGAAGCACTGTGTGACCACTCCTGTTACTGTCAGTCATACTTGGCAGTTAATATGTGATTACTCACCTGTAGTTTATTACTTTACTTATTATTCTTTTACTGATGAAAATCTGTTTCAAGTAACAGCATAATGGATGTTAAGAATTTCCACCAATAATTTATTAAGTTTCCAGAACAAGTTAATCTAAAAATGCAGTCAAATCAGTtttattctgcttttattttacaaacagaagaattattttttaatttaagatttGGAACATTTGTGTCACTTTGGATAACCTTTTAGTTTGAAGTTTGTATGCTAGTGTTTTTATAGATAAGaatatgtatgtttatttttcttaaatccaTGATTACAATTTGAGTCTTCATGTGACTTGTGGTATGGGAGTAACCAAAGTTATTTCTAAAATGACTctgttttttaatctttatttggGATTTTATTTACATAAGCCTATCTAAATTTTTAGGAGTATGTATGtatcagaaataatttttttaaggcaTCTGAGAATGGTCTTACAGATTTTTCGAAGTGCTTCATTCAGGTTAATTATAATATGTAGTTTTGGGCTGAGATAAAGAAAACTCCAAAAATTGACAACAAATTTACACTTCAAGACCATTGTTTTCATTCACATTGTTTTTCAGATACTTTGGAATTCTGGATAGAATGGAAGAAAGTACTCAGCACTTGATTATTTTGGTTTTGAGTTGAGTTTTTATTGTGACTTGAGACTTAGTTAAGAGTAGTATAGAAATGCACAAACTTTATCCCAACAAGgataaaacttaaaaagaaaaccacaatgaaaaaCCTTGAAGGTGTACACATTTTATAACACAGCTTAAAGTTTGGTATGTTACCTATTctcgtgtgtgtatgtgtgtacatgcatatgtgtagacaaaatggaaggaattaataaacaaaaatctTAACTTCATTCTGTTAGTATAAGGATGGATTGAACCCCCATAGGGGTTTTAtcctattttaattgtttttgtaTCAAAACTCAAAATTTCTTCTATTTCTATTGGGATTAAAAGAATCTTCCCCTTCAGTGAAGATTTGGTTTCTAGTATTCAGTAAACTCTAGCTGACTGTTTAAAATGTACTGAAGCACAAGTATACTAAGACGTGCCAGATTGGCTACACATTGAGTTCGTCAGTGTCCTGTGTCTTAAGAGTTGTGATGTTTGCAAAGTACTCAACCAGTTTCCTTGATGGTTTGATAAAGGTTAGATTTCATTTTTCGTTACTTGTATTTATTCCACTAGAGTATAGAAACTGTTTTTACAGTAACTCAATAATTAAGTATATCtaaaattttagaggaaaaatatttaatctaACTTAGGCTGATACCAGTAATTAAAGAGTTGAATAAtcatggaaaaaagagaaaagccctCTATGAAACATTCCACAGTCCACATTTGAAGCTTATCTAAAGGTCCCTGTCAGGAGCTCTGTATGTTTATATTGGTTATTTACACACAAGAAAGCAGGTTTCTAGATGCCACCTAGAATGTTACCACCTCTTGACTTTAAACCTTGTTGGCTTTAAGTCTGTAATGAAATTATATTTCTCAGCTAGGTTTATACTTTCATCATCATTtctaatatttcaaatattagaACCTCAAAAGGGTTTTCACTTTTCTTGGTTTATTTTCAGTAATAGAAATCCTCCCTTCCTTCATGACTCAGCCCCAAAACAAACCGAAGATGGCTACATGTTAGAATGGTAGTAAAGGCAGCTTATCAATGGGACATAAAAATTTGTTGGTAACTTGAGACTCagaatttttcttttggtatcattaatataaaatcacatgggcaacactgtggttactagagcccccccattatcaagtccccaccacataccccattgcagtcactgtccatcagtgtagtaagatgctgtagagtcactacttgtcttctctgtgctatactgccttctccatgctacccccacccccagaatgtttttaaaagcctGGAAGTTTAAAAATTACCAGGTCCCTAAACTGATCTGGCTTAACCAACAATGCACAAAACCAGTAGTGTTAACATTGTATCTAAGGTCAGAGAGTTGAGGGCAGGAGAAGTGGAGGAAAGGAGAGGATGATACCTTCCTGGCTCAGCCAGAGGGCCAGTCTTTGGTAAGAGTTGGGGGAAATGTCTATCTTGGACTCCTCTCACTTTTGATTCATCTCCCTGTGCCCAGGGTCTGTCTGCCTTTTTGACAACACTCAGTCCCCTGCCCTCTCAGATTCCAGAGTTGTCTCTGGTGCTGACAGCTGCCCCTCAATGCCTGATGAAAGGCAGAGGGCGCGCCTGTTGAATCATGTGGTCAGGCTGGTCGAACTTTAATTTCCAGGCTTTAAAGACTTGTAGACATTGATAGCAGATCTTTATTTAAATACTGAAACTTCCTTGTACTGTTTTTGTATTGACAGCAAAATGTACCCTTTATTCTTCCGACTAAATAGTGACTTTAGAGGGTTGCCATCTAATCTCATCGTAGGCTGTAGAACCCTAGCTTACGTAACTGCCTACAGAAATACAAGTCTGAATCCATCATGACTCTGGTGCCAACAAAAGGAGAGGTTTCCTAGCAGTGCAGAGGCAAGAGGAGCAAACCTAGTGGTGATTTTAACTTGCAAACATTGTTGAGGTTTGCTGATCATACAGCTGGCCTTCTCTCTGAGCAGTGAGGTTTTCCAAAAGTGGAGCTTCTTCATGCAATATCACCTCACAAGCATAAACAAATCAGGCCCAAAGATTGTATAAATCTTAGAAATTGGTTTCTAAACAGCCCCAGTTGTTGTGCTTGTGTTACCTGCCTAGCTGTAGGAGGCTGTCCTGGCCCTGGAGCTCTGGCATAAAAAATGTTGGCTGGGACTGTGCACCTTCAACAGGGACATTATTTCCTCCAGGTACCAGTTCATCAGTTAAGTGGATTTGGTTTATACTGTTGT from the Manis pentadactyla isolate mManPen7 chromosome 2, mManPen7.hap1, whole genome shotgun sequence genome contains:
- the MOB1A gene encoding MOB kinase activator 1A; this encodes MSFLFSSRSSKTFKPKKNIPEGSHQYELLKHAEATLGSGNLRQAVMLPEGEDLNEWIAVNTVDFFNQINMLYGTITEFCTEASCPVMSAGPRYEYHWADGTNIKKPIKCSAPKYIDYLMTWVQDQLDDETLFPSKIGVPFPKNFMSVAKTILKRLFRVYAHIYHQHFDSVMQLQEEAHLNTSFKHFIFFVQEFNLIDRRELAPLQELIEKLGSKDR